The Rhododendron vialii isolate Sample 1 chromosome 5a, ASM3025357v1 genome contains a region encoding:
- the LOC131326876 gene encoding uncharacterized protein LOC131326876, with product MKLTGYHLAFQSTQEKDRGQDSSSSELNSTLWKKIWNLKSPLGLKHFLWRVIRNVVSTKENMFARKCAKSPICDLYGSEIETIEHVLLRCEWTKEVWANSRIEFPTPVNRVVSVKKWLVSLLVKWGGQFSEKMGLIGQICWAIWKQRNEWVFLQQKPNAKVMTLKRALGLHGEFLAATCPQINVPARNHGDSNVPKWQRPLNGSWKFNCDGAFNPSDKSAAFAVLVRDDNGSMVEINHGRIRVSSALAAEAWAIRIAVSMALAWGKRDVVIESDCQPLVNMLQPKSVLKNWTIQAFLDDIFSFSANTNFVFSWCNRQANRCANWIACNSRLGVGIPLAPCNLADELCSLIRLDL from the coding sequence ATGAAATTAACTGGGTACCACCTAGCATTCCAGTCGACCCAGGAAAAGGATAGGGGGCAAGATAGCTCATCCTCTGAGCTCAATTCAACCTTGTGGAAGAAAATCTGGAATCTTAAATCCCCTCTTGGGTTGAAACACTTCCTCTGGCGTGTCATTAGAAATGTTGTTTCCACCAAGGAAAACATGTTTGCAAGGAAATGTGCAAAAAGTCCTATATGTGATCTCTATGGATCTGAGATAGAAACTATTGAACATGTTCTCCTCAGGTGTGAGTGGACAAAAGAGGTTTGGGCAAATAGTAGAATTGAGTTTCCAACACCGGTGAACAGAGTGGTATCTGTTAAGAAGTGGTTAGTGAGTCTCCTTGTCAAATGGGGAGGCCAATTCTCGGAGAAGATGGGTCTCATTGGCCAAATTTGCTGGGCAATCTGGAAGCAAAGGAATGAATGGGTCTTCTTGCAGCAAAAGCCTAATGCAAAGGTCATGACTCTTAAGAGGGCTTTGGGTCTTCATGGGGAATTCTTAGCCGCAACTTGTCCTCAGATAAATGTACCAGCCCGTAATCATGGTGATAGTAATGTCCCGAAGTGGCAACGTCCCCTCAACGGTAGCTGGAAATTTAACTGCGATGGGGCCTTCAACCCTTCGGACAAGTCTGCTGCTTTTGCTGTCTTAGTTAGAGATGACAACGGATCAATGGTAGAAATTAACCACGGGAGAATCAGGGTTTCTTCGGCGCTGGCTGCTGAAGCTTGGGCTATTAGGATTGCAGTGTCAATGGCCCTGGCTTGGGGAAAGAGGGATGTCGTGATTGAATCGGACTGCCAACCCTTGGTCAATATGCTCCAACCAAAGTCTGTCTTGAAGAATTGGACCATTCAAGCTTTTCTGGAtgatattttttccttttcggcTAATACAAACTTTGTCTTTAGTTGGTGTAATCGTCAGGCTAATAGGTGTGCTAACTGGATTGCTTGTAACAGTAGACTAGGAGTTGGTATTCCCCTTGCCCCTTGTAATCTTGCTGATGAGCTCTGCTCTTTAATCCGTTTGGATCTTTAA
- the LOC131326877 gene encoding uncharacterized protein LOC131326877 gives MEEGESSEKESQNQRKYGNPLLEKSPHEQGMIVKMQNQIEGLMKHVKAQTPATVEELVQNTDSPFTPEVMRRLLPRKFKMLQLETFNGATDPLDHLETYKSLMHLQAVPDEVMCRAFPVTLKGSARAWFNKLPPGSIRSFKELSTSFVSYFIAGQRYGQFLYLVSQEPPKTMAELMLRAQKHMNAEEAVYARRARDGFDPQAGPSQIGEFSLTDKRRREAVRKIGGEPRNKKVDSRLSPKRGSTGGPPQGKYKQFTSLIATAEQILSSLQDDPDLKDHGHNIDDCINLKQQIEDLIQKGRLQRFVTKKHQKQPKKEDASKERRDGDTPRSGPIGEIKVIHGGFSGGGESSHARKAHLRKLRTEEYLEVNTIDRPSKIQIKEEIPIIFSEEDLKGIQIPHDDPLVITIVIANYLTRRVLIDSGSSADILYLHTYDQLKVGRERLRPMASPLVGFAGTPVYPAGQIALPITMGEEKSQITRMIDFIVVDCPSTYNAVLGRTTLNKIGAIISTYHLMIKFSTSEGVACIRGDQKAARECYVTSLRGANITLNIESLDTRDEKKLQHGEPVEELIEELLEPRQSGKTVRIGTGLSTIAKSELLQFFRKNKDIFAWSHEDIPEIDPRVISHKLNVDPTVRPVKQKKRAIAPERNEAAAKEVDKLI, from the exons ATGGAGGAAGGCGAATCCAGCGAAAAGGAAAGCCAAAACCAAAGAAAGTATGGTAATCCACTCCTAGAGAAGTCGCCTCACGAGCAAGGGATGATAGTCAAGATGCAAAACCAGATCGAAGGATTAATGAAACATGTTAAGGCACAAACCCCTGCCACGGTAGAGGAATTGGTGCAAAACACAGATTCACCTTTCACACCTGAAGTTATGAGACGCCTTCTTCCAAGGAAGTTTAAGATGCTCCAATTGGAAACATTCAATGGTGCTACGGACCCGTTGGATCATCTTGAGACATATAAGTCCTTGATGCACTTACAAGCAGTGCCAGATGAGGTAATGTGCCGGGCATTCCCAGTTACCCTCAAGGGAAGTGCCCGAGCATGGTTCAACAAACTCCCACCAGGAAGTATACGTAGCTTCAAAGAGCTTAGCACAAGCTTTGTAAGTTACTTCATTGCTGGTCAACGCTACG GGCAATTCCTATATCTTGTGTCTCAAGAGCCGCCAAAAACCATGGCAGAGCTCATGCTCAGAGCTCAGAAGCACATGAACGCGGAAGAGGCTGTCTATGCAAGGCGTGCACGTGATGGTTTCGATCCCCAAGCAGGGCCATCACAGATTGGCGAATTCTCCCTAACAGACAAAAGAAGGCGAGAAGCTGTCCGCAAAATAGGGGGAGAACCTAGGAATAAAAAGGTGGATTCAAGATTATCCCCAAAAAGAGGATCAACTGGAGGACCTCCCCAAGGAAAATACAAACAGTTTACCTCGCTCATAGCCACGGCAGAGCAAATCCTCAGCAGTCTACAAGACGATCCAGACCTCAA AGACCACGGACATAATATAGATGATTGcattaacttaaaacaacagatCGAGGATTTAATTCAAAAAGGGAGACTTCAGCGGTTCGTAACAAAGAAACACCAGAAGCAACCCAAAAAGGAAGACGCAAGCAAAGAGCGAAGGGACGGAGATACACCCCGGTCCGGCCCCATTGGAGAGATCAAGgtcatccatggaggatttTCCGGAGGTGGAGAGTCCAGCCATGCAAGAAAGGCCCACCTAAGAAAACTGCGAACGGAGGAATATTTGGAGGTCAACACGATTGATCGCCCAAGCAAGATCCAGATAAAAGAGGAGATACCCATAATTTTCTCAGAAGAAGACCTCAAAGGGATCCAGATTCCCCATGATGACCCCCTGGTCATAACCATTGTCATAGCAAATTACCTCACACGAAGAGTATTGATCGATAGCGGAAGTTCAGCCGATATACTCTACCTTCATACATATGACCAGTTAAAGGTCGGACGAGAAAGGCTAAGGCCTATGGCATCACCACTAGTTGGGTTTGCAGGTACACCTGTTTACCCAGCTGGTCAGATAGCACTACCAATTACTATGGGAGAGGAGAAAAGTCAGATTACACGTATGATTGATTTCATAGTAGTCGACTGTCCCTCAACATATAATGCAGTCTTAGGAAGGACGACTTTAAACAAGATTGGGGCAATAATCTCCACTTACCATTTGATGATAAAATTCTCAACATCCGAAGGAGTGGCCTGTATCAGAGGAGATCAGAAAGCAGCACGGGAATGCTATGTTACTTCACTCAGGGGAGCTAACATTACCTTGAATATAGAGAGTCTCGACACTCGAGATGAAAAGAAACTTCAACATGGAGAGCCCGTGGAAGAGCTTATAGAAGAACTCCTGGAGCCACGGCAATCAGGGAAGACAGTGAGGATTGGAACAGGGTTGAGTACGATCGCAAAATCAGAGCTGCTGCAATTCTTCAGAAAGAATAAAGACATTTTTGCGTGGTCCCATGAAGATATCCCCGAAATTGACCCAAGGGTCATATCTCACAAACTGAATGTTGACCCCACTGTACGTCCCGTCAAGCAGAAGAAAAGAGCCATTGCTCCGGAACGAAATGAGGCGGCAGCTAAGGAGGTAGATAAACTCATTTAG
- the LOC131326879 gene encoding uncharacterized protein LOC131326879 — translation MKLNSTKCAFGISSGKFLGFMVSQRGIEANPEKIQAILAMRSPQNIKEVQKLTGRVAALSRFISRATDKCQTFFKVLKKAFEWTTTEEMAFIHLKDYLASPPLLGRTQDGENLFLYLAVSPHAVSTVLVREEQGTQLPVYYTSRALRGAELRYPRAEKIAFAMVIADRRLRPYFQAHPIKVLTDKPLRRILHSPETSGRLIQWSIELGEFDIEYKPRIAIKAQVLADFLAEYTYPEPEELHKEEPKPWVLQVDESTTKDASGAGLILTSPKGQCLSYALRFEFKTTNNEAEYEALVVGLELASAVGARHVLAKSDSQLVVGQVLGEYTVKEGIMQKYVDRVKAQVAKLQSFNIVRIPREENNEADYLAKLATATENAIPWNTPVRYLELPSIVSPDTQVQAINYSDSWTGPIVDYITNGTLPEDKVKARQLKIRAAKYLMIGDVLYRRSFFITLPEMPHHNGIFESYGRGPPRNMRGSPRWPHVSLQTPQVRVLLAQHAKGLQLYGAKM, via the coding sequence ATGAAGCTCAACTCAACAAAATGTGCTTTTGGAATCTCGTCAGGGAAGTTCTTAGGTTTCATGGTGTCTCAAAGAGGGATAGAAGCAAATCCAGAAAAGATTCAGGCTATACTCGCCATGCGTTCACCACAAAACATAAAGGAGGTCCAAAAGCTCACAGGACGAGTTGCAGCTTTGAGCAGGTTTATTTCGCGAGCAACTGACAAATGTCAAACATTCTTCAAGGTTTTGAAGAAAGCCTTTGAATGGACAACCACGGAGGAAATGGCTTTCATCCACTTGAAGGATTATTTGGCATCACCACCACTGCTGGGTAGGACTCAGGATGGGGAGAATCTATTCTTgtacctagctgtctctcctCATGCCGTCAGCACGGTTTTGGTTCGGGAAGAGCAGGGAACTCAACTCCCAGTATACTATACTAGCAGAGCACTACGAGGAGCTGAGTTAAGATACCCCAGAGCTGAAAAAATAGCCTTTGCAATGGTAATAGCAGACAGAAGGCTACGGCCATACTTCCAAGCTCATCCAATCAAAGTGTTAACAGACAAACCGCTTCGAAGGATTCTCCACTCACCGGAGACGTCAGGCCGACTAATTCAATGGTCAATAGAGCTCGGTGAATTTGATATAGAATATAAACCTCGAATTGCCATCAAGGCACAGGTATTGGCAGATTTCCTTGCAGAATACACATATCCAGAGCCGGAGGAGCTCCACAAAGAAGAACCAAAACCTTGGGTCCTTCAAGTCGACGAATCAACAACTAAAGATGCAAGCGGGGCAGGCTTAATTCTAACATCCCCGAAAGGACAATGCCTTAGCTACGCACTTAGGTTTGAGTTCAAAACAACCAACAATGAAGCCGAATACGAAGCCCTGGTGGTTGGATTGGAGCTGGCAAGTGCCGTTGGAGCTAGGCATGTTCTGGCCAAAAGCGATTCACAGCTGGTTGTGGGACAAGTCCTTGGGGAATACACCGTCAAGGAAGGGATCATGCAAAAGTATGTGGATAGAGTAAAGGCTCAAGTTGCGAAATTGCAAAGCTTCAATATTGTCAGAATCCCAAGGGAGGAAAACAATGAAGCAGATTATTTGGCAAAACTGGCCACGGCTACGGAGAACGCTATTCCATGGAATACACCTGTAAGATACTTAGAGTTGCCAAGTATCGTCTCCCCAGATACACAAGTTCAAGCCATCAATTACAGTGACTCATGGACTGGACCCATAGTTGACTATATAACTAATGGGACGCTACCAGAAGATAAGGTCAAAGCCAGACAGCTCAAGATTAGAGCTGCAAAGTACCTGATGATAGGAGACGTGTTATATAGAAGGAGTTTTTTCATTACCTTACCTGAGATGCCTCACCACAATGGAATCTTTGAAAGCTATGGAAGAGGTCCACCAAGGAATATGCGGGGATCACCAAGGTGGCCGCATGTTAGCTTACAAACTCCTCAGGTTAGGGTACTACTGGCCCAGCATGCAAAAGGATTGCAACTCTATGGTGCAAAAATGTGA
- the LOC131326880 gene encoding uncharacterized protein LOC131326880, with amino-acid sequence MTVELQKATTERDIALKLKKELEVERDTAVAAARSLEQKISEWDVEMEKYRVMSQGMLEKVKNARREAIELFLQSPEYRQDITQQNFDGFEAMRSRAALAFPNLDFSKFEVDDEETPSSFDGGRREEEEGDGAASKDTSTPSSAIISLLQSPEKVSLPLESSVPVATPPSPSSSDGKAV; translated from the coding sequence ATGACTGTCGAGCTTCAAAAGGCTACCACTGAGAGAGACATCGCTTTGAAGTTAAAGAAAGAGCTGGAGGTGGAGAGAGATACTGCAGTGGCAGCTGCTCGAAGTTTGGAGCAGAAGATTTCTGAATGGGATGTGGAGATGGAGAAGTACCGGGTTATGAGCCAAGGGATGCTTGAGAAGGTGAAGAATGCTCGAAGGGAAGCCATTGAACTCTTCCTGCAGTCCCCTGAATACCGTCAGGACATAACTCAGCAAAATTTTGACGGGTTCGAAGCTATGAGGAGCCGGGCGGCTTTAGCTTTtccaaatttggatttttccaaatttgaagttgATGATGAAGAGACGCCCTCTAGCTTTGACGGGGGACGTagggaggaagaggaaggcgaTGGTGCAGCGTCTAAAGATACATCCACTCCCAGTTCAGCAATTATATCCCTTCTCCAATCTCCCGAGAAAGTTTCTCTTCCTCTCGAATCTTCAGTTCCAGTGGCAACACCTCCTAGTCCATCATCTAGTGATGGGAAGGCTGTTTGA
- the LOC131326881 gene encoding protein CANDIDATE G-PROTEIN COUPLED RECEPTOR 7-like, which translates to MHQLTFLLVLFFFLVLKLPSTIGDVKTVTISSDSRSTIFFKDFCFDLTGHISLKISNVSITTTSTTPINSSRIGFFLSDLYALPYYLFEILFQEGKTCILESPNLTPGGFQPIATFAELAPPPQSSISKTLPISAFIVNNKTRPVHSPDNLGIYFSNCEPNTAVSMHVHVETYNIDRNGKDYLEVGRTQLPIIYFIFSILYLPFLALWVYICYKNRSFVRKIHTLMVILVVMKSLNLLFEAEDKHYIKVSGTPHGWDLWFYLFHCLRALLLLTVIMLIGTGWTIFKPTLHAKDKKILAMGVTNQVFASIAYVYTNETGPSNSNYLYFTLVLLVVDFVGFAIVFFPINTSIRTLKEAARRDRTAAQVLRKMRLLRYFNAWVLMLWQLKWWAWIYVSMIPDADCCSEWLIVTIEETVAFGFYIGMFCLFRPRERDEFFVVLDEGTALGTIRREF; encoded by the coding sequence atgcatcaacTTACCTTTCTCCTCGtcctctttttcttccttgttctcAAACTTCCTTCAAcaattggagatgtcaaaacagtTACGATCTCCTCAGACTCCCGTAgcacaatattttttaaagatttttgtTTCGATCTCACCGGTCATATATCTCTTAAAATCTCCAATGTCTCAATTACCACCACCTCTACAACCCCAATAAACTCCTCACGTATAGGTTTCTTCCTTAGTGATTTATATGCCCTCCCATATTATTTATTTGAGATACTTTTTCAAGAAGGAAAAACATGCATTCTTGAGTCACCCAACCTAACCCCAGGAGGTTTCCAACCCATAGCCACATTTGCAGAACTCGCACCTCCTCCCCAATCTTCCATCAGCAAAACCCTCCCCATCTCTGCTTTTATTGTGAACAACAAAACCCGCCCTGTCCATTCACCTGACAATCTCGGAATCTACTTTTCCAATTGCGAGCCGAATACCGCTGTCTCAATGCACGTTCACGTTGAAACCTATAACATAGACCGAAATGGCAAGGACTATCTTGAAGTCGGTAGAACTCAATTGCCAATTATCtacttcattttctccatcctTTACTTGCCGTTTCTGGCCTTGTGGGTGTACATATGCTACAAGAACAGGTCGTTTGTTCGCAAGATACACACTCTAATGGTCATATTGGTCGTAATGAAATCGTTGAATCTATTGTTCGAGGCAGAGGACAAACACTACATCAAGGTCAGTGGAACCCCTCATGGATGGGACTTATGGTTTTATTTGTTCCATTGTCTTCGAGCTCTGTTATTGCTAACCGTAATCATGTTGATTGGGACTGGTTGGACAATCTTTAAACCAACTTTACATGCCAAGGACAAGAAAATCTTGGCTATGGGCGTAACAAATCAGGTTTTTGCTAGCATAGCCTATGTTTATACCAATGAAACTGGCCCATCAAATAGCAACTATTTGTATTTCACTCTGGTGTTATTGGTGGTTGATTTTGTGGGCTTTGCGatagttttctttccaattaaTACGTCCATTCGCACACTCAAGGAAGCCGCAAGGAGAGATAGAACTGCTGCGCAGGTTCTGAGAAAGATGAGACTTTTGCGATATTTTAACGCATGGGTGCTTATGTTATGGCAATTGAAGTGGTGGGCATGGATTTATGTCTCTATGATCCCTGATGCAGATTGTTGTTCGGAGTGGTTGATTGTTACTATTGAAGAGACTGTTGCCTTTGGATTTTACATTGGAATGTTTTGTCTCTTTCGACCTAGGGAGCGAGATGAGTTTTTTGTTGTTCTAGACGAAGGGACAGCTCTTGGTACAATTCGGAGAGAGttttag